atttgtaaaatttcagGTATTATCAGTtgatttacagaattcattggaagtatcataataccgagttggactaagGTTTAGcttacccaatagtcccagaactactggCCAAGTCGTTTGTAATTCCCCTCTGTGggaaatcagtttagtgatcacaccaacatgcctttatacctttggcagggtatattgggtcctctcgatggggcgtatacatcggactccaatttagctcatgtggttttattaccggttattagtagctcccacagttcagtaagcctctctgcattgaccatttatcggtatatttagtattaagtttcaacattttataaattggtcattgcatccagttagctcagaaatcagcacatcacgttcagattattatcctttttttgtgcttgttcagttatgttttgtttcagctttactctatcctacatgctcagtacctttcaagtactaacgcatacatgtgctacatcttctcgtgatgtaggtttaggttttCAACATCCATATCActcatagatcgatttcccgatctctagttcagcaaattcagtggtgagtcctcattctccgaggacaacagtcatgagtttcatttcagtctttagtcatttagtttcaattttttctatatttagctCGGGCTTGTCCCAATATTTCTAGTATAGTTTAGAGGATATTTTCAGACaaagttagattcagcttagtattaagttaatatttcttgtaaactcattgttttcaaatatcttagttatagaatatgggtattcctcatcttttcattttaagtatgatttagtttccgcaacagtttattatctttggtatgctcatgatcatgccagcagggttaccTTGGGATCACTTATCGTCCTATGTtctgtgtccgcgtctcgggggtagctcgaggcgtgacaaaacttggtatcagatcactaggttcaagagtcctaagaTGTCTGAAAAAGTCGCACTAAGTAGACtctttttcatgggtgtgaagtgcaccacatctaatgttAGGGAGGCtataaagtgttttaggaaaaacatcactttcttgttactcttatcgtgcgtaaggtatgatcttattaCATTCTAACTTGATGACGCAATTCCTTTAATACAAGATAAGGAAGTTCAAATGCAGAGTTTCAGTATGCCAATTAGCTTTGGGCTCTGAGTTTTAACAACAAGAACAATCAACATGTTTGAGTTCCTACTAATATAATTGATCGATTAGTGGTAGCCAGAGTTTGTGATTTcgttaggatgaatccgcctaTGTTTTTAGGGTTACAAGTTTGTAAGGACCCACAGAAGTTCATTGACgaggtcaagaaaatatttgatgttATGTCAATAACTGGTAGTTATATGTGAGATTGGCAtcctaccaactcaaggatgtgactcacatatggttcactcaTACAACGGACATGaatttgtcttttgtaactcagtATAGCAGTCCAATTTAGTGTTAGTCctgaaactctctcagaacctttctcagtctctactccagtgaatgacccagttatagctagacgggtatacgGAAATGGCCCTGTCATAGTCTCTCATTAAATCACTTCACCaaatctagtagagttagagatgatagactttgatgtcattctaggcatggattggttacactcatgttatgcctcagtcaatTGTAGAAttaggattgttcattttcagtttctagatgaaccaatcttagaatggaagggtagtagcctagcgcctatgggtcaatttatttcttaccttaaggccagaaagattatatctaagggttatctctatcatatagtttgggttaaggattctagacTTGAAACCAcatctcttgagtcagttccaatAGTGTAAATTTCcagaagtatttccaaaagatcttcccGGGGTTCCTCCTGAAAGgaaaatcgactttggaattgatctccttccagatacTCAACCTATTTATATTTCTCTTTAAAGAATAGctccagcagagcttaaggaattgaattagcagttgaaagaccttctagataagggtttcattagacctagtatttcaccatggggtgtaCCAatattgttcgtaaagaagaaagattgttctctcagaatgtgcattgactatagacagttgaacaaagtcacaatcaagaataagtattccATCCCccagattgatgacttgtttaaccaacttcagggtgctagttatttctcaaagatagacctcagatcgggttatcatcagctcagagtcggagatagtgacattccgaaaATAGCCTTCgaaactcggtatggtcattatgaatttgtagttatatcatttggactaaccaaaGCTCCTatagctttcatggatttgatgaactgagtgttcaaacagtacttagacttgctgttatcgtcttcattgatgatatcctcatttactcaaGGAGTGAgaaagaacatgcaagtcatttgagagttgttctatAGACTCTCAAAGATCACCAGTTATTTGctagtttagtaaatgtgagttttggttgcaatccaTTCCTTTCCTTGGTCACGTTGTATCTAGCGAATGGATCCGCGTAAattcacaaaagatagaagcagtgaaacaatggcccagacctacctttGCTACAAATATCAGAAGTTTCAtaggtctagcaggttattaaagaaggttcatggaaggattttcatccataacctcaccattgactaggttgactcagaagatggtcaagttccaatggtcagatgatcgtgagaaaagcttcgcagaaatgaaaactagattgactaaaACTCCtttcttgactctaccagagggttcagatggtaaTGTGATCGATTAcgatgcatctagagttggcCTTGGTTGTCCGTTGATGCAAATATATAAGGTTACatcttatgcctctagaaaacataaggtgcatgagaaggactatccaactcatgacctcgagcttacAGAAATGGcatttgcactcaagatatggagacacaaCTTGTACaatgttcatgtagatgtgttcaccgatcataagagccttcagtatgcgttcacccagaaagagttgaatcttcgccagaggagatggcttgagttccttaaggattatgatatgagtgtgcattatgatcctggaaaggcgaatgtagtggccgatgctcttagtagattatctatgggtagtttagcccatgctgaggaaaaaagaaaggagctagtgaaggatatTCACTGGGTTGCTGGCTTGGGAGTTCTCCTTTTGAGCATATTAGACAGCGGTGTAACAGTTCATAATGGGGCA
This DNA window, taken from Solanum lycopersicum chromosome 5, SLM_r2.1, encodes the following:
- the LOC138348770 gene encoding uncharacterized protein; amino-acid sequence: MVKFQWSDDREKSFAEMKTRLTKTPFLTLPEGSDGNVIDYDASRVGLGCPLMQIYKVTSYASRKHKVHEKDYPTHDLELTEMAFALKIWRHNLYNVHVDVFTDHKSLHLAHAEEKRKELVKDIHWVAGLGVLLLSILDSGVTVHNGAESSLVVEVKEKQESDPILLELKGAAERTIQTLEDILRACVIDFKGSWGDNLPFIEFAYNNIYHSSIQMAPYEALYWRRCRSPVCWFEVDEAALIGPD